A stretch of Halichondria panicea chromosome 1, odHalPani1.1, whole genome shotgun sequence DNA encodes these proteins:
- the LOC135351809 gene encoding CUB and sushi domain-containing protein 1-like, whose amino-acid sequence MYIMSSLLNSHLLVIVVFIFSKFEEVTAIVSPSSIENVCPGEKISLVCSVNAESLTWLVPDPTEVRLNLDRSFIRSLSENIVGERSIVPGDTLGAYAVTLNTVTPNLCSTLEVTLYRSMDGRNIVCSGVMVFIDLYDPPAPAINIRITSSLNNTEENIAIVSLEWDYFSDGSPVNYSVTVIGSSENDTVSALTAEMRVELKLRYNTEYAVIVEVINCAVSSSSSMFTFELVRCEVPTFTTNGMFESTGQAEGETLTLTCNEGFTSTGPISATCTQFALWQPNLEVSHCVSHSIECPPLEAPPNGRFIDYEYTNRTSLTGTVVTYHCDRGLFPNDIKSTTCREDGTWSNIPPELTCREEPIRCKISNKPDYYESYNSSLQEGSAVITFKCDYGFFLVGEVISICINSEHELLFPPVLKILPRGFL is encoded by the exons ATGTATATCATGAGCAGTTTACTCAATTCACACCTCCTGGTAATTGTTGTATTCATTTTTAGCAAGTTTGAAGAAGTCACTGCAATTGTTTCACCAAGCTCAATTGAGAATGTCTGTCCTGGAGAAAAGATAAGTCTTGTTTGTTCAGTTAATGCGGAGTCATTGACATGGTTGGTACCAGACCCTACTGAAGTGAGACTGAACCTTGATAGAAGCTTTATTAGATCACTATCAGAAAACATAGTCGGAGAGCgttcaattgttcctggtgaCACACTTGGAGCATATGCAGTAACTCTAAACACAGTGACACCTAATCTATGTTCGACACTCGAAGTAACCCTGTACAGGTCGATGGATGGTCGGAACATTGTGTGCTCTGGAGTGATGGTATTCATTGATCTTTATG ATCCACCGGCACCTGCAATTAATATTCGTATCACCAGTTCCCTGAATAATACTGAGGAGAATATTGCCATTGTTTCTCTTGAGTGGGATTACTTCAGTGATGGATCTCCTGTCAACTATTCTGTGACTGTGATCGGGAGCTCAGAGAATGACACAGTCAGTGCTCTAACAGCGGAGATGAGAGTTGAACTCAAATTAAGGTACAACACAGAGTATGCAGTTATAGTGGAGGTGATAAACTGCGCTGTGTCCAGTTCCTCCTCCATGTTCACATTCGAACTAG TCAGATGTGAGGTTCCCACTTTTACCACAAACGGGATGTTTGAAAGTACTGGTCAGGCAGAGGGCGAAACACTCACTCTAACATGCAATGAAGGGTTCACATCAACAGGACCAATTTCAGCAACTTGTACACAATTTGCTTtgtggcaaccaaatcttgAAGTCTCCCACTGTGTATCTCATTCAATAG AATGCCCACCCCTTGAGGCACCTCCTAATGGCCGTTTTATTGATTACGAGTACACAAACAGGACCTCTCTCACTGGCACAGTGGTGACCTATCATTGTGATAGGGGGCTGTTCCCAAATGACATTAAAAGTACCACTTGTAGAGAGGATGGAACATGGAGCAACATTCCTCCTGAACTGACGTGTAGGGAAGAACCAA TTCGCTGTAAGATTTCAAATAAACCGGACTACTATGAGAGCTACAACAGTTCGCTTCAAGAGGGCTCTGCAGTAATCACTTTCAAGTGTGACTATGGGTTCTTCTTGGTTGGTGAAGTGATTTCTATTTGCATTAACTCTGAACACGAACTGCTATTCCCACCTGTACTGAAG ATTCTGCCCAGGGGGTTTCTCTGA